From the Priestia koreensis genome, one window contains:
- the def gene encoding peptide deformylase, protein MSKLSLVYYPDERLEAECEPVTVFDSKLTKLLNQMYELMLDSDGVGLAAPQVGVLKQVAVVDVDDKHGRIDLINPVILEERGEQVGPEGCLSFPDLFGEVKRPEFVKVRAQNRRGKPFVIEARGFLARALVHEIDHLHGVLFTTKVDRYYEDGELEGEE, encoded by the coding sequence GTGTCAAAGCTATCATTAGTTTATTATCCAGATGAGCGACTTGAGGCAGAGTGTGAGCCTGTCACAGTCTTTGATAGTAAGCTAACCAAATTATTAAACCAAATGTATGAACTAATGCTGGATTCAGATGGGGTTGGACTAGCTGCACCACAAGTGGGTGTATTAAAACAAGTGGCAGTAGTAGATGTAGATGATAAGCACGGTCGCATCGACCTTATTAATCCCGTTATCCTAGAAGAACGCGGTGAACAAGTAGGTCCTGAAGGCTGTCTAAGTTTTCCGGACCTTTTTGGTGAAGTAAAGCGACCAGAATTTGTGAAAGTTCGAGCGCAAAATCGCCGCGGTAAGCCATTTGTTATTGAAGCAAGAGGATTTTTAGCACGAGCACTCGTTCATGAAATAGATCATCTTCACGGCGTATTATTTACGACAAAAGTAGATCGTTATTATGAAGACGGCGAATTAGAAGGAGAGGAATAA
- the priA gene encoding primosomal protein N' translates to MKFASVIVDVAAKQTDRAFDYSVPSKWEEMIAPGMRVIVPFGPRKVQGFVIDVKHSTEVKRTKPIEELLDITPVLTEELLNLGHWLTTHTLCYAISAFQAMLPAAMKAKYEKEITMARHVETKQLHEAVKPFFEKESSVLWKDVEKGGLTSPFYRDIQKGLLDVTYVVKNRGNKKTLKGVRPLLSPQELMDLADSLPKQAEKQKDVLRYFTENTEEIFMKDLTDFLQTTQAPVKALVEKGALAEVNMEIYRDPYENRTFTPSEPFPLTDEQTKVISPILAHIEEELHRVFLMYGVTGSGKTEVYLQSIDRVLKKGQEAIVLVPEISLTPQMVTRFKERFGSKVAVLHSGLSTGEKYDEWRKIQRQEVSVVVGARSAIFAPFTNLGIIIIDEEHETSYKQEENPRYHARDIAIYRGEQHNCPIILGSATPTLESFARAQKGVYELLTLTKRMNDASLPPVDIIDMREELREGNRSMFSRLLLEKIEDRLAKGEQMVLFLNKRGHSSFVMCRDCGFVHSCPHCEISLTYHRYQNVLKCHYCGHEQPTTTLCPECNSDHIRFFGTGTQKVEEELTKVLPQAKVIRMDVDTTSRKGAHETLLTKFANQEAQILLGTQMIAKGLDFPNVTLVGVLSADTMLHLPDFRASEKTFQLLTQVSGRAGRHTLPGEVVIQTYTPEHYSIELASQHDYGAFYEQEMQIRKLHKYPPFFYLTLVTVSHENLAKVVDVTDKISQFMRQKLSSQAVVLGPVASPIAKIKDRYRYQCMIKYKLEPSLIPLLQFVTEQYQADIQQQNLTITIDLHPYSMM, encoded by the coding sequence ATGAAATTTGCAAGTGTCATTGTGGATGTTGCAGCAAAACAGACAGACCGAGCGTTTGATTATTCCGTTCCAAGCAAATGGGAAGAAATGATTGCCCCAGGTATGAGGGTGATCGTTCCGTTCGGTCCGCGAAAAGTTCAGGGTTTTGTTATTGACGTCAAACATTCTACCGAAGTAAAGCGAACAAAACCAATTGAAGAGCTGCTTGATATTACGCCTGTGTTAACCGAAGAGTTATTAAACTTAGGGCATTGGCTGACGACACATACACTTTGCTACGCGATTTCGGCTTTTCAGGCGATGCTACCAGCCGCAATGAAAGCGAAATATGAGAAGGAAATTACGATGGCTCGTCATGTAGAGACGAAACAGCTCCATGAAGCTGTAAAGCCCTTCTTTGAAAAGGAATCATCTGTACTCTGGAAAGACGTTGAAAAGGGCGGTCTCACATCGCCCTTTTACCGGGATATTCAAAAAGGCTTGCTAGATGTTACGTATGTCGTAAAAAACCGCGGAAATAAAAAAACGTTAAAGGGTGTTCGTCCGCTGTTATCACCTCAAGAGCTGATGGACCTAGCTGATTCCCTTCCGAAGCAAGCGGAAAAGCAAAAAGACGTGCTCCGTTATTTTACAGAGAACACCGAAGAGATTTTCATGAAAGATCTGACGGATTTTCTGCAAACGACGCAGGCACCTGTTAAGGCTCTTGTGGAAAAGGGGGCGCTTGCAGAAGTGAACATGGAGATTTACCGCGATCCATATGAGAACCGAACGTTCACACCAAGCGAGCCGTTTCCATTAACAGATGAACAAACGAAGGTGATTTCCCCGATCCTGGCTCACATCGAGGAAGAGTTGCATCGCGTATTTCTTATGTACGGAGTGACAGGAAGCGGGAAAACGGAAGTGTATCTTCAGTCAATTGACCGCGTGCTGAAAAAAGGTCAAGAGGCGATCGTGCTTGTGCCGGAAATTTCGCTTACGCCGCAAATGGTGACCCGATTTAAAGAACGATTTGGGTCAAAGGTTGCCGTTTTGCACAGTGGATTATCAACAGGCGAGAAGTATGATGAGTGGCGCAAAATTCAGCGTCAGGAAGTATCCGTAGTGGTTGGCGCTCGCTCGGCGATTTTTGCACCGTTTACGAATTTAGGTATCATCATTATTGATGAAGAGCATGAAACAAGCTACAAGCAAGAGGAAAATCCTCGTTATCATGCACGAGATATTGCCATTTACCGGGGAGAGCAGCATAACTGTCCAATCATTCTTGGAAGTGCCACACCGACGCTTGAATCATTTGCTCGAGCGCAAAAAGGGGTCTATGAGCTGTTAACGTTGACGAAGCGAATGAATGACGCCTCACTGCCTCCTGTTGACATTATCGACATGAGAGAAGAACTTCGCGAGGGAAATCGCTCGATGTTTTCGCGGCTGCTGTTAGAAAAAATCGAAGACCGCTTGGCTAAAGGCGAGCAAATGGTATTATTTTTAAACAAGCGTGGTCATTCATCGTTTGTGATGTGTCGTGATTGTGGCTTTGTCCATTCGTGTCCGCACTGTGAAATTTCGCTAACGTATCATCGCTATCAGAACGTATTGAAATGTCATTACTGTGGTCATGAACAGCCAACGACGACGCTTTGTCCGGAGTGCAATAGCGATCATATCCGCTTTTTTGGAACCGGAACGCAGAAAGTGGAAGAGGAGCTGACAAAAGTTCTTCCGCAAGCAAAAGTGATTCGGATGGACGTGGATACAACGAGCCGTAAAGGGGCTCACGAAACGCTGCTAACAAAATTTGCGAATCAAGAAGCACAAATTTTGTTAGGAACACAAATGATTGCAAAAGGTCTCGATTTTCCTAACGTTACGCTTGTCGGGGTGCTATCGGCAGATACGATGCTTCATCTTCCTGATTTCCGGGCGTCTGAAAAAACGTTTCAGCTACTCACCCAAGTTAGCGGACGTGCAGGACGTCATACGCTACCAGGGGAAGTGGTCATTCAGACATACACACCGGAGCATTATAGCATCGAGCTTGCTAGTCAGCACGATTACGGTGCCTTTTATGAGCAGGAAATGCAAATCCGAAAGTTGCACAAATATCCTCCGTTCTTTTACTTAACGCTGGTTACGGTTTCGCACGAGAATTTGGCGAAGGTAGTGGACGTAACGGATAAGATCAGTCAATTCATGAGACAAAAATTATCGTCTCAAGCCGTCGTTTTAGGACCTGTTGCATCTCCGATTGCTAAGATAAAAGATAGATATCGCTATCAATGCATGATAAAATACAAGCTGGAACCAAGCCTCATACCGCTTTTACAGTTCGTAACGGAGCAGTATCAGGCTGATATTCAACAGCAAAATTTAACCATTACGATTGATTTACATCCGTATTCAATGATGTGA
- the coaBC gene encoding bifunctional phosphopantothenoylcysteine decarboxylase/phosphopantothenate--cysteine ligase CoaBC — MVKGKRILLCVSGGIAVYKAAALTSKLVQAGAEVKVMMTESAREFVSPLTFQALSRNPVYTDTFDEKDPAVIAHIDLADWPDLVLVAPATANMIGKLANGIADDMISTTLLATTAPVWVAPAMNVHMYDHPAVIRNIDILYSFGYQFVEPSEGYLACGYVGKGRLEEPEKIVENLQHYFNDARSLPLKGKHVLITAGPTREKIDPVRFMSNHSTGKMGYAVAEEAARLGAAVTLVSGPTNLPTPPGVTRINVESAQEMFEAVMNVYPMTDVVIKTAAVADYRPKVTYDQKVKKQPGAVSVELERTTDILRTLGEQKEHQLLVGFAAETNNVDEYAMKKLREKNLDFVVANNVSTEGAGFGTDTNIVTIYQREAEPKSLPVLSKHEVAKEILDEVIKELKERSR; from the coding sequence ATCGTGAAGGGAAAACGCATTTTATTATGTGTAAGCGGTGGTATTGCTGTTTATAAAGCAGCAGCCTTAACTAGTAAATTAGTACAAGCAGGAGCGGAAGTGAAAGTAATGATGACAGAGTCTGCCCGCGAATTTGTCAGTCCATTAACGTTTCAGGCGTTGTCTAGAAATCCTGTATATACGGATACGTTCGATGAAAAAGATCCAGCGGTCATCGCACACATTGATTTAGCCGATTGGCCTGATTTAGTGCTCGTTGCACCAGCAACAGCGAACATGATCGGCAAGCTCGCAAATGGAATTGCGGACGATATGATTTCAACAACGCTACTTGCGACAACAGCTCCTGTATGGGTAGCACCAGCGATGAATGTGCACATGTATGATCATCCGGCTGTCATTCGTAATATTGATATTCTCTATTCGTTCGGCTATCAATTCGTTGAGCCAAGCGAGGGGTACTTAGCCTGTGGATATGTAGGAAAAGGACGCTTAGAAGAGCCGGAGAAAATCGTGGAAAATCTTCAACATTATTTTAACGACGCGCGTTCACTACCACTAAAAGGTAAGCACGTTTTAATTACGGCAGGCCCAACGCGTGAAAAAATTGATCCGGTTCGCTTCATGTCCAATCATTCAACAGGAAAAATGGGCTATGCTGTAGCTGAAGAGGCAGCACGACTTGGCGCTGCTGTGACGCTCGTATCAGGGCCGACAAATCTTCCTACGCCTCCTGGGGTAACCCGTATTAATGTGGAGAGCGCACAAGAAATGTTTGAAGCCGTCATGAACGTGTATCCAATGACAGATGTGGTTATTAAAACTGCGGCAGTTGCGGATTACCGACCAAAAGTCACCTATGATCAAAAAGTAAAGAAACAGCCAGGTGCTGTGTCTGTAGAGCTTGAAAGAACGACTGACATTCTTCGCACACTCGGTGAGCAGAAGGAGCATCAGCTGCTAGTAGGGTTTGCAGCAGAAACGAACAATGTAGACGAATATGCGATGAAAAAGCTTCGTGAGAAAAATCTTGATTTTGTTGTGGCCAACAACGTATCAACAGAAGGAGCGGGTTTTGGAACGGACACAAACATTGTGACGATCTATCAACGTGAGGCAGAACCAAAGTCACTACCTGTTTTATCAAAACATGAGGTAGCAAAGGAAATTCTCGACGAAGTGATTAAGGAGTTAAAGGAGCGTAGCCGATGA
- the rpoZ gene encoding DNA-directed RNA polymerase subunit omega, with amino-acid sequence MLYPSIDSLMTKLDSKYTLVTVAAKRARQLQTTESVLIDNTVSHKFVGKALEEINAEALRYETRQED; translated from the coding sequence ATGTTATATCCATCTATCGATTCTTTAATGACAAAACTAGACTCTAAATACACGCTTGTAACAGTAGCTGCAAAACGTGCACGTCAATTACAAACAACTGAAAGTGTGTTAATTGACAACACGGTTTCCCACAAATTTGTAGGAAAAGCGCTGGAGGAAATTAACGCAGAAGCACTTCGCTACGAAACTCGTCAAGAAGACTAA
- the gmk gene encoding guanylate kinase, protein MNVERGLLIVLSGPSGVGKGTVRKALFSEENNNLYYSISATTRKPREGEVDGIDYLFKEREDFENMIENNKLLEWAEYVGNYYGTPVDYVEKCLSEGKDVFLEIEVQGALQVKKAFPEGLFIFLAPPSLSELKSRIVNRGTETEDLINNRMRVAKEEIELMDAYDYVVENDKVENACSRIRSIITAEHCRRDRISARYKKMLEVE, encoded by the coding sequence ATGAATGTCGAAAGAGGATTATTAATTGTGCTATCAGGTCCTTCAGGAGTTGGAAAAGGAACGGTACGTAAAGCACTTTTTTCAGAGGAGAACAACAATTTATACTATTCCATCTCAGCGACAACGAGAAAGCCGCGTGAAGGTGAAGTAGACGGCATCGATTACCTGTTCAAGGAACGTGAAGATTTTGAGAACATGATCGAAAACAACAAGCTTTTAGAATGGGCGGAATATGTAGGGAACTATTACGGAACGCCCGTAGACTACGTAGAAAAGTGTCTGTCTGAAGGTAAGGACGTTTTCCTTGAAATCGAAGTGCAGGGAGCGCTACAAGTGAAAAAAGCCTTCCCAGAAGGACTATTCATTTTCCTAGCACCACCAAGCCTTTCAGAGCTTAAAAGCCGCATTGTAAATCGCGGTACAGAGACGGAAGATCTTATTAACAACCGTATGCGCGTCGCGAAGGAAGAAATTGAACTTATGGACGCCTACGATTACGTAGTAGAAAACGACAAAGTAGAGAATGCATGCAGCCGCATCCGTTCTATTATTACGGCAGAGCACTGTCGCCGTGATCGTATTTCTGCTCGCTATAAAAAAATGTTGGAGGTTGAATAA
- a CDS encoding YicC/YloC family endoribonuclease, with the protein MITSMTGFGRGKAESEQYSVTVEMKSVNHRFCETIIRMPRQLMEIEDKIKKLVQKQVKRGRIEIFVTISGENIAQKDVEVDWKLLGHYMDELKKIQQTYQLTDAVRISDVLKMEDVFLLNEKQQDRTVLHGLVLEACEQAVNQLLLMRKQEGTQLLSDIVAQVNQLHDVREKIVQLAPKVVDHYKERIQKKLSEYTGEAFEQQRVLTEIAIFADKADINEELTRIQSHLQQVIQTVETETLVGRKLDFLTQELNREINTIGAKANNGDIAQCVVEMKAHLERMKEQVQNIE; encoded by the coding sequence ATGATTACTAGTATGACAGGATTTGGACGAGGAAAAGCCGAGTCTGAACAATATTCAGTAACGGTGGAAATGAAATCTGTCAATCACCGTTTTTGCGAAACGATTATTAGAATGCCCAGGCAGTTAATGGAAATAGAAGATAAAATCAAAAAGCTAGTTCAAAAACAAGTAAAGCGTGGTAGAATAGAGATATTTGTGACCATCTCTGGAGAAAACATTGCGCAAAAAGATGTAGAAGTAGACTGGAAGCTGTTAGGTCATTACATGGACGAGTTGAAAAAAATTCAACAAACGTATCAGTTAACGGACGCTGTACGCATTTCAGATGTGTTAAAAATGGAGGACGTATTTCTGTTGAATGAAAAACAGCAGGACCGTACCGTTTTGCACGGGTTAGTACTAGAAGCCTGCGAGCAGGCCGTTAATCAACTCCTTCTCATGCGTAAACAAGAAGGTACGCAGCTACTTTCGGATATTGTTGCGCAAGTAAATCAGCTACATGATGTACGAGAGAAGATTGTTCAACTGGCGCCGAAAGTCGTTGATCACTATAAGGAGCGCATTCAAAAAAAACTTTCTGAGTATACAGGAGAAGCTTTTGAACAACAGCGTGTCTTAACAGAGATTGCGATTTTTGCTGATAAAGCGGATATTAATGAAGAGCTTACACGCATACAAAGTCATCTGCAGCAAGTGATTCAAACGGTGGAAACAGAAACCCTGGTGGGAAGAAAGCTTGACTTTCTGACTCAGGAACTAAATCGTGAAATTAACACGATTGGCGCGAAAGCCAATAACGGTGACATTGCTCAGTGCGTCGTTGAGATGAAAGCTCATCTTGAACGAATGAAGGAGCAAGTACAAAACATTGAATAA
- a CDS encoding calcium-translocating P-type ATPase, SERCA-type, protein MKWYELSEKAVLQVTHANKAEGLTEKQVVEKQKEHGFNELQEGEKKSAILAFLEQFKDFMVIVLLAATLISGLLGEYIDAIAIIAIVIINSFLGFFQERRAEKSLSALKELSAPQVMVLREGEWRKVPSRELVLGDVIKFTSGDRIGADVRIIEAKGLEIEESALTGESLPVTKRTDAILGEEVPLGDQENMGFMGTLITRGSGIGIVVGTGMNTAMGQIANLLQTAEVMITPLQRRLEQLGKILIVVALFLTMLVVGIGVLQGHNLYNMFLAGVSLAVAAIPEGLPAIVTVALSLGVQRMIKQRSIVRKLPAVETLGCASVICSDKTGTMTQNKMTVTHIWSNKTTWTVSGTGYRPEGSFYLNEQEVQPAKHKALHQLLLFGLLCNGTSVMKNEDDYVIDGDPTEAALLVAAMKAGLGRDNAHKQYKIVEEYPFDSTRKMMSVVVEDHEGKRYVITKGAPDVLLTKSTKALWDQKIAPLSSSIENEIQAAIDHLAGQALRNIAIAYRPLEVHEQIGNEQEMEQGLTFIGLQGMIDPPRPEVKQAVRECRDAGIKTVMITGDHVITAKAIATQLGILKMGGKVLDGAALSKMSQEELENVVDDVYVYARVSPEHKLKIVKALQAKGHIVAMTGDGVNDAPAIKAADIGISMGITGTDVAKEASALVLLDDNFATIKSAIKEGRNIYENIRKFIRYLLASNVGEILVMLFAMILGLPLPLIPIQILWVNLVTDGLPAMALGLDQPEDDVMRRKPRHPKEGVFARGLGWKVVSRGFLIGAMTLIAFMVIYKNNPDNLAYAQTVAFATLVLAQLIHVFDCRSEKSVFDRNPFQNLYLVGAVISSVLLMLVVIYYPPLQPIFHTIPIVPRDWMVIVGLASIPTFLLAGSLLTRKKA, encoded by the coding sequence ATGAAGTGGTATGAGCTGAGTGAAAAAGCTGTTTTGCAAGTGACACATGCAAATAAAGCAGAAGGTTTAACTGAAAAGCAAGTAGTGGAAAAGCAAAAAGAACATGGCTTTAACGAGCTTCAAGAGGGCGAGAAGAAATCGGCAATCCTAGCATTTTTAGAGCAATTTAAAGATTTTATGGTAATCGTCCTTCTAGCAGCAACGCTCATTTCTGGGTTGCTGGGAGAATATATTGATGCGATTGCCATTATTGCAATTGTGATTATAAACAGTTTTCTCGGTTTCTTTCAAGAAAGACGGGCTGAAAAGTCACTGAGTGCTCTCAAAGAACTCTCTGCCCCTCAGGTGATGGTGTTGCGTGAAGGGGAATGGAGAAAAGTTCCGTCACGTGAACTCGTCTTAGGCGACGTCATTAAATTCACGAGCGGTGACCGCATTGGTGCCGATGTGCGAATTATAGAAGCAAAGGGTCTCGAAATTGAAGAATCTGCCCTGACAGGTGAGTCACTGCCTGTAACAAAGCGTACAGATGCGATTTTGGGTGAAGAAGTGCCGCTTGGCGATCAAGAAAACATGGGCTTTATGGGAACGCTCATTACAAGAGGGAGCGGTATTGGGATCGTTGTAGGCACGGGGATGAACACCGCAATGGGGCAAATCGCGAACCTACTGCAAACAGCAGAAGTGATGATTACGCCATTACAGCGCCGCCTCGAACAACTAGGTAAAATTTTAATCGTTGTGGCATTATTTTTAACGATGCTTGTAGTAGGTATTGGCGTTCTTCAAGGTCATAATCTGTACAATATGTTCCTAGCAGGTGTTTCACTAGCCGTTGCTGCCATTCCAGAAGGTCTCCCTGCCATCGTAACGGTTGCGCTATCGCTTGGCGTTCAGCGAATGATCAAGCAGCGATCCATCGTTCGTAAGCTACCGGCGGTCGAAACGTTAGGCTGTGCGTCCGTAATCTGCTCTGACAAAACCGGAACGATGACGCAAAATAAAATGACGGTTACACACATTTGGTCGAATAAGACGACGTGGACCGTTTCTGGAACAGGGTATCGCCCTGAAGGAAGCTTTTACTTGAATGAACAAGAAGTGCAGCCGGCAAAGCATAAAGCATTACATCAGCTCCTTTTATTTGGGCTATTATGCAACGGTACGAGCGTTATGAAGAATGAGGATGACTACGTGATTGACGGTGATCCGACAGAAGCTGCCCTTTTAGTTGCTGCCATGAAAGCAGGGCTTGGACGAGATAATGCGCACAAGCAGTATAAAATAGTAGAAGAATATCCGTTTGATTCCACACGAAAGATGATGAGTGTTGTAGTAGAGGATCACGAAGGAAAGCGGTATGTGATCACAAAAGGAGCACCAGATGTGCTGTTAACGAAAAGCACAAAAGCTCTTTGGGATCAAAAAATTGCGCCACTATCATCATCCATTGAAAATGAAATTCAAGCGGCCATTGATCACCTAGCAGGTCAGGCGCTTCGAAATATTGCGATTGCTTACCGTCCGCTAGAGGTACATGAGCAGATTGGAAACGAGCAGGAGATGGAGCAAGGGCTAACGTTTATTGGACTTCAAGGAATGATTGATCCACCTCGTCCAGAAGTGAAGCAAGCGGTAAGAGAATGTCGGGATGCCGGCATTAAAACCGTCATGATTACCGGTGACCACGTTATTACCGCAAAGGCGATCGCTACCCAGCTTGGCATTTTAAAAATGGGCGGTAAAGTACTAGACGGTGCAGCGTTATCAAAAATGAGTCAAGAAGAGCTTGAGAACGTTGTTGATGATGTGTACGTATATGCTCGCGTATCACCAGAACATAAGTTGAAAATCGTCAAAGCTCTCCAAGCAAAAGGCCATATCGTAGCGATGACGGGAGACGGAGTAAACGATGCGCCTGCAATTAAAGCAGCGGATATTGGAATCTCCATGGGAATTACGGGAACTGATGTTGCGAAGGAAGCGTCTGCACTTGTGTTGCTTGATGATAACTTTGCGACCATTAAGTCTGCTATTAAAGAAGGGCGAAACATCTATGAAAATATTCGTAAATTTATTCGCTACCTGCTAGCATCAAACGTAGGGGAAATACTCGTGATGCTGTTTGCGATGATTTTAGGGCTTCCGCTTCCTCTGATCCCTATTCAAATACTGTGGGTGAACCTTGTTACAGACGGACTTCCGGCAATGGCTCTAGGGCTTGATCAGCCTGAAGATGATGTAATGAGACGGAAACCGCGTCACCCGAAAGAAGGCGTATTTGCTAGAGGACTAGGATGGAAGGTTGTAAGCCGTGGCTTCTTAATTGGGGCGATGACCTTAATTGCCTTTATGGTTATTTATAAAAACAATCCTGACAATTTAGCGTATGCTCAGACAGTTGCGTTTGCGACGCTTGTGCTTGCACAGCTGATCCATGTGTTCGACTGTCGTAGTGAAAAATCAGTCTTTGATCGTAATCCGTTCCAGAATCTTTATTTAGTTGGAGCTGTTATTTCATCTGTTCTACTCATGCTAGTCGTTATTTATTATCCGCCGCTTCAACCGATATTCCACACGATTCCGATCGTTCCAAGAGACTGGATGGTCATTGTCGGACTAGCGAGCATCCCAACTTTTTTACTGGCGGGTTCACTTTTAACAAGAAAAAAAGCCTAA
- a CDS encoding Rqc2 family fibronectin-binding protein, with amino-acid sequence MSFDGIFTYAITKELQDELVSARISKIYQPFSNELVLQIRGRNGNKRLLLSAHPSYARIHFTNEAYENPSEPPMFCMLLRKHLEGSIIENVYQPGLERMIVIEAKSRNEIGDITHKKLIIEIMGRHSNIILVDKDRQTIIDSIKHISMAVNRHRTILPGQLYVEPPAQEKINPFDATEETILQQLDFYGGKLHEQIVQRFEGISPLLAKEIVHRAGLANRSTLPKTFVDVFNEIKEGRFVPNLTTVDGKDYFYVLPLSHLDGEAKTYEDISTLLDRFYYGKAERDRVKQQANDLLQFIRSERNKNEKKIKKLERTLKSAEEADQFQLQGELLTAHMHMFKQGDKSVEVVNYYDENGSTITIELDPQKSPSKNAQSYFSKYQKAKNSVEVVKEQIAKAETEISYFDSIMQQMESASHKDISEIREELMEEGYLKNRRGKQKQKKPQKPTLEQYIASDGTEILVGKNNKQNEYLTNRVAARDDVWFHTKDIPGSHVVIRSTSPSDDTILEAAKLAAYFSKAKLSSSVPVDFTKIRHVKKPSGSKPGFVIYDNQQTVFVTPDEELVLKLRK; translated from the coding sequence ATGTCATTCGACGGTATTTTTACATATGCCATTACAAAAGAATTACAAGATGAGCTTGTAAGCGCACGAATCTCAAAGATTTATCAGCCATTTTCAAACGAGCTTGTGCTCCAAATCAGAGGGCGAAATGGAAATAAGCGCCTGCTTTTATCGGCTCACCCAAGCTATGCGCGCATTCATTTCACAAATGAAGCGTATGAAAACCCATCAGAACCACCAATGTTTTGTATGCTGCTTCGCAAGCATCTAGAAGGTAGTATTATTGAAAACGTCTACCAGCCCGGCTTAGAGCGCATGATCGTTATTGAAGCAAAGAGCCGAAATGAAATTGGTGACATTACGCACAAGAAGCTTATTATTGAAATTATGGGCCGACATAGCAACATCATCCTTGTCGATAAGGACCGCCAGACGATTATTGACAGCATTAAGCACATTTCGATGGCCGTCAACCGTCATCGTACGATTTTACCTGGTCAGCTCTACGTTGAACCTCCTGCACAGGAAAAGATCAATCCATTTGATGCTACAGAAGAAACGATTCTTCAACAGCTCGATTTTTATGGAGGAAAACTTCACGAACAAATCGTTCAGCGCTTTGAAGGGATCTCTCCCCTCTTAGCTAAGGAGATTGTTCATCGCGCCGGGCTTGCTAACCGTTCAACCCTTCCGAAAACGTTTGTAGATGTTTTCAACGAAATTAAAGAAGGTCGTTTTGTACCGAACTTAACGACGGTGGACGGGAAAGATTACTTCTATGTGCTTCCTCTTTCACACCTTGACGGAGAAGCTAAGACGTATGAAGACATTAGTACGCTTTTAGACCGCTTTTACTACGGAAAAGCAGAGCGTGACCGTGTGAAGCAACAGGCGAATGATTTGCTTCAATTTATCCGAAGCGAACGAAATAAAAATGAAAAGAAAATTAAAAAGCTTGAGCGAACGCTAAAGAGTGCTGAAGAAGCGGATCAATTCCAGCTTCAAGGGGAGCTATTAACCGCTCACATGCATATGTTCAAGCAAGGAGACAAATCAGTTGAGGTTGTAAACTACTACGATGAAAATGGGTCTACCATTACCATTGAGTTAGATCCACAAAAATCACCGTCCAAAAATGCTCAAAGCTACTTCTCGAAATATCAAAAGGCGAAAAATTCCGTAGAAGTGGTAAAAGAACAAATCGCCAAAGCGGAAACAGAAATCTCATATTTCGATTCCATTATGCAACAAATGGAGTCCGCTTCTCACAAAGATATCTCTGAAATTCGCGAAGAGCTGATGGAAGAAGGCTATTTAAAAAACAGACGCGGCAAGCAAAAGCAGAAAAAACCGCAAAAACCAACGCTTGAGCAGTACATCGCAAGCGATGGCACGGAAATACTTGTCGGGAAAAACAACAAGCAAAATGAATACCTAACAAACCGTGTGGCTGCTCGTGATGACGTCTGGTTCCATACAAAAGATATACCAGGGTCACACGTTGTCATCAGGTCTACTTCACCATCTGATGACACGATTCTAGAAGCCGCAAAGCTTGCTGCGTATTTTAGCAAAGCAAAGCTTTCAAGCTCTGTACCCGTGGACTTCACAAAAATTCGCCATGTAAAAAAACCAAGCGGATCAAAGCCTGGCTTTGTCATTTATGACAATCAGCAAACCGTCTTTGTAACGCCTGATGAAGAATTAGTGTTAAAGCTTCGAAAATAA